A portion of the Avibacterium sp. 20-132 genome contains these proteins:
- the leuB gene encoding 3-isopropylmalate dehydrogenase, with amino-acid sequence MKNYNVAVLSGDGIGPEVMAEAIKVLDAVQQKYGFQLNFRHFDVGGIAIDKHGTALPEDTLTGCEQSDAILFGSVGGPKWEHLPPNQQPERGALLPLRKHFSLFCNLRPATLYKGLEKFCPLRADIAAKGFDMVTVRELTGGIYFGQPKGREGEGDNEKAYDTEIYHRYEIKRIAKVAFETAMKRKKHLTSVDKANVLISSILWREVVEEVAKDYPEVTLDHIYIDNATMQLIKQPEFFDVLLCSNIFGDIISDECAMITGSMGMLPSASLNEKGFGLYEPAGGSAPDIAGKGIANPIAQILSAAMMLRYSFNLNEAAKEIESAVQKVLENGYRTADLADENTPVSTKEMGDLIVAEIKA; translated from the coding sequence ATGAAAAATTATAATGTTGCTGTATTAAGTGGTGATGGCATTGGGCCTGAAGTGATGGCAGAAGCCATTAAAGTGCTTGATGCCGTACAACAAAAATACGGTTTTCAGCTTAACTTCCGTCATTTTGATGTAGGTGGCATTGCCATTGACAAGCACGGCACAGCGTTACCAGAAGACACCTTAACAGGTTGCGAACAAAGCGATGCTATTTTATTTGGTTCAGTAGGTGGACCAAAATGGGAACATCTTCCGCCTAACCAACAACCTGAACGCGGTGCGTTATTACCATTACGCAAACATTTTTCATTGTTTTGTAATTTACGCCCTGCAACCTTATACAAAGGCTTAGAAAAATTCTGCCCATTGCGTGCGGATATTGCCGCTAAAGGTTTTGATATGGTTACCGTCCGTGAATTAACGGGAGGCATTTATTTTGGTCAGCCAAAAGGGCGAGAAGGCGAGGGAGATAATGAGAAAGCCTATGATACGGAAATTTATCATCGTTATGAAATTAAACGCATTGCCAAAGTTGCCTTTGAAACCGCAATGAAACGTAAAAAACATTTAACGTCTGTAGATAAAGCCAATGTATTAATCAGTTCAATCTTATGGCGGGAAGTGGTTGAAGAAGTGGCGAAAGATTACCCAGAAGTAACGTTAGATCATATCTACATTGATAATGCTACGATGCAATTAATCAAGCAACCTGAATTTTTTGATGTGTTACTTTGCTCAAATATTTTCGGCGACATTATTTCTGATGAATGTGCGATGATCACGGGTTCAATGGGAATGCTACCTTCAGCGAGCTTAAACGAAAAAGGATTTGGTTTATATGAGCCTGCAGGCGGTTCTGCCCCTGATATTGCTGGGAAAGGTATCGCAAACCCAATTGCACAAATTCTTTCTGCCGCAATGATGTTACGTTATAGCTTTAATCTTAATGAGGCGGCGAAGGAAATAGAAAGTGCGGTACAAAAAGTGCTAGAAAATGGCTATCGTACAGCAGATTTAGCCGATGAAAACACACCTGTTTCAACGAAGGAAATGGGGGATCTGATTGTGGCGGAGATTAAGGCTTAG
- the leuA gene encoding 2-isopropylmalate synthase produces the protein MTDQVIIFDTTLRDGEQALKASLTVKEKLQIALALERLGVDVMEVGFPVSSAGDFESVRTIAEHIKNSRVCALSRAVDKDIDVAAEALKVAEAFRIHTFIATSALHVESKLRRTFDDVVEMAINAVKRARRYTDDVEFSCEDAGRTGIDNICRIVEAAINAGATTVNIPDTVGYCLPMEYGNIIANVMNRVPNIDKAIISVHCHNDLGMATANSLTAIQNGARQIECTVNGIGERAGNTALEEVVMAIKTRQALFGVDTRINTQEIHRVSQMVSQLCNMPIQPNKAIVGSNAFAHSSGIHQDGMVKNKNTYEIMSPESIGLKKEKLNLTARSGRAAVKNHMDSMGYQESEYDLDKLYEAFLKLADKKGQVFDYDLEALAFIDMQQGDEDRLTLDVITSQMISHLPASAFVQVELDGEKLSQVSSGGNGPVDAVFNAILNITNIDLKMLNYHLTAKGEGAEALGQVDIVVEHKGRRFHGVGLATDIVESSARALIHAINAIYRSHKVENLKLSKNSIN, from the coding sequence ATGACAGATCAAGTGATTATCTTTGACACCACCTTACGCGATGGCGAGCAAGCCCTAAAAGCCAGTTTAACGGTAAAAGAAAAACTACAAATTGCCCTTGCTCTTGAACGTCTTGGCGTTGATGTAATGGAAGTGGGATTTCCTGTTTCTTCTGCGGGGGATTTTGAATCCGTGCGTACCATTGCGGAACATATCAAAAATAGTCGTGTCTGTGCGTTATCTCGTGCGGTGGATAAAGATATTGACGTGGCAGCAGAAGCCTTAAAAGTGGCGGAAGCATTCCGAATTCATACTTTCATTGCCACCTCAGCTTTGCACGTTGAAAGCAAATTACGTCGCACCTTTGATGATGTGGTCGAAATGGCAATTAATGCGGTTAAACGCGCACGCCGTTATACCGATGATGTGGAATTTTCTTGTGAAGATGCAGGGCGTACAGGCATTGATAATATTTGCCGTATTGTAGAAGCCGCAATCAATGCGGGAGCAACCACAGTGAATATTCCAGATACAGTGGGTTATTGTTTACCAATGGAATATGGCAATATTATCGCCAATGTAATGAACCGTGTACCAAATATTGATAAAGCGATTATTTCCGTGCATTGCCATAATGATTTGGGAATGGCGACTGCGAACTCTTTAACTGCGATACAAAATGGTGCAAGACAAATTGAATGTACAGTAAATGGTATCGGTGAGCGTGCGGGTAACACGGCATTGGAAGAAGTGGTGATGGCAATTAAAACCCGTCAGGCCTTGTTTGGCGTAGATACTCGCATTAATACACAAGAAATTCACCGTGTTAGCCAAATGGTCAGTCAATTATGTAATATGCCAATTCAACCCAATAAAGCGATTGTTGGTTCAAATGCCTTTGCCCATTCTTCTGGTATTCATCAAGATGGTATGGTGAAAAATAAAAATACTTACGAAATTATGTCGCCAGAAAGCATCGGTTTGAAAAAAGAAAAATTGAATTTAACGGCACGTTCTGGGCGCGCCGCGGTAAAAAATCATATGGATTCAATGGGATATCAAGAAAGTGAATATGATTTAGATAAATTGTATGAGGCGTTCTTGAAATTAGCAGATAAAAAAGGGCAAGTGTTCGATTATGATTTAGAAGCCCTTGCTTTTATTGATATGCAGCAAGGCGATGAGGATCGTTTAACCTTAGATGTGATTACTTCACAAATGATCAGCCATTTACCTGCCTCTGCCTTTGTGCAAGTGGAGCTAGACGGTGAAAAATTAAGTCAAGTATCCAGTGGGGGGAATGGCCCAGTGGATGCGGTGTTTAATGCTATTTTGAACATCACGAATATTGATTTAAAAATGTTGAATTATCACTTAACAGCTAAAGGCGAAGGGGCTGAAGCACTAGGGCAAGTGGATATTGTGGTGGAGCATAAAGGTCGCCGTTTCCACGGGGTGGGCTTGGCAACGGATATTGTAGAATCCTCAGCCCGTGCGCTGATCCACGCCATCAATGCAATTTACCGCTCACATAAAGTAGAAAATTTGAAATTAAGCAAAAACTCGATCAATTAA
- the ccmA gene encoding cytochrome c biogenesis heme-transporting ATPase CcmA produces MSIINQLQLEQITCQRGDKTLFSELSLTWQSGDFVQIEGHNGIGKTSLLRILVGLAQPVVGQVCWNAQPIKQCREAYYYQLLYLGHHTGIKPELTAWENLKFYQAVSQCQQGEEALWQALEKVGLIGREEITAGQLSAGQQRRIALARLWLSQAPLWILDEPFTAIDKKGVRILTGLFEQQVEKGGMVILTSHQAIPSEQLQVLDLEKYKFDPHRA; encoded by the coding sequence ATGTCAATAATCAATCAATTACAGCTTGAACAAATTACCTGCCAACGTGGCGATAAAACCTTATTTTCCGAGTTATCTTTAACTTGGCAAAGTGGTGATTTTGTACAGATTGAAGGACATAATGGTATTGGAAAAACCAGTTTATTACGGATTTTAGTTGGGCTAGCCCAACCCGTTGTTGGGCAAGTATGCTGGAATGCTCAACCGATTAAACAATGCCGTGAAGCGTATTATTACCAGTTATTATATTTAGGTCATCACACGGGAATTAAACCAGAACTTACTGCGTGGGAAAATTTAAAATTTTATCAAGCCGTTAGCCAATGCCAACAAGGTGAAGAAGCCCTTTGGCAGGCATTGGAAAAAGTGGGCTTGATCGGGCGTGAAGAGATTACCGCAGGGCAACTTTCCGCAGGGCAACAGCGACGTATTGCCCTTGCACGGTTATGGCTTTCCCAAGCGCCTTTATGGATTTTAGATGAGCCTTTCACGGCGATTGACAAAAAGGGTGTACGCATTTTAACAGGCTTATTTGAACAGCAAGTGGAAAAAGGCGGAATGGTGATTTTAACTAGTCATCAAGCGATCCCGAGCGAACAATTACAGGTGCTGGATTTAGAGAAATATAAATTTGACCCACATCGTGCTTAG
- the ccmB gene encoding heme exporter protein CcmB — MQIFAQIIKRELRIAMRKQTEILNPLWFFLIIITLFPLVIGPEPKLLAEIAPGVAWVAALLSALLSFERLFRDDFIDGSLEQLMLSSQHLALTALAKVVAHWLLTGLPLILLSPIAALLLSLDSHIWWALVLTLLLGTPILSCLGAIGVALTVGLRKGGVLLSLLVLPLFIPVLIFSSSVLEAAALTLPYNGQLAILGAMLCAALTLSPFAIAAALRISVE, encoded by the coding sequence ATGCAGATATTTGCGCAAATTATCAAACGGGAATTACGCATTGCGATGCGAAAACAAACGGAGATTCTCAATCCGTTGTGGTTCTTTTTGATTATTATTACTTTATTTCCTTTGGTCATCGGCCCAGAACCGAAATTACTCGCCGAAATTGCCCCCGGGGTTGCTTGGGTGGCAGCGTTGCTCTCGGCATTATTATCTTTTGAACGTTTATTTCGTGATGATTTTATTGATGGCTCATTAGAGCAATTAATGCTCAGCTCACAACATTTAGCCTTAACCGCATTAGCTAAAGTGGTGGCACATTGGTTATTGACAGGCTTACCCCTGATTTTGCTTTCCCCTATTGCTGCATTATTGCTTTCTTTGGATAGCCATATTTGGTGGGCGTTAGTGCTGACATTGTTATTGGGGACGCCAATTCTAAGCTGTCTTGGTGCAATTGGTGTGGCGCTTACGGTTGGGCTACGCAAAGGCGGTGTGCTATTGAGTTTATTGGTGTTACCTTTGTTTATTCCCGTGCTGATTTTTTCTTCGTCTGTCCTTGAAGCGGCGGCACTTACCTTGCCTTATAACGGGCAACTTGCTATTTTGGGCGCAATGTTATGTGCTGCATTAACCTTATCGCCTTTTGCTATTGCGGCAGCGTTACGGATTAGCGTGGAATAA
- a CDS encoding heme ABC transporter permease, whose product MWKWLHPYAKPETQYRVCGKLLPWFAILSTLFIATALVWGLAYAPADYQQGNSFRIMYIHVPAAIWSMSIYVSMAIAGIIGLVWQIRQAHLSIIAMAPIGMVFTFIALVTGAIWGKPMWGTWWVWDARLTASLILFFLYLGVIALYSAFQDRTTGMKAAAILSIVGVINIPIIHFSVEWWNTLHQGASITKFEKPSIATPMLIPLILSILGFMALTICLTLVRYRLALLNDEKKRPWVKMLVNSK is encoded by the coding sequence ATGTGGAAATGGCTTCACCCTTATGCTAAACCAGAAACGCAATATCGCGTATGTGGAAAATTACTTCCTTGGTTTGCCATACTTTCAACCTTATTCATTGCGACGGCTTTAGTATGGGGCTTAGCTTATGCACCAGCAGACTACCAACAAGGTAATAGCTTTCGCATTATGTATATTCACGTTCCGGCAGCCATTTGGTCAATGAGTATTTATGTGTCAATGGCGATTGCGGGAATCATTGGTTTAGTGTGGCAAATTCGCCAAGCGCATCTTTCAATTATTGCGATGGCACCAATTGGTATGGTATTTACTTTTATCGCCTTAGTAACTGGGGCGATTTGGGGAAAACCTATGTGGGGAACGTGGTGGGTGTGGGATGCACGCTTAACCGCATCATTAATTTTATTTTTCTTATATTTAGGCGTGATTGCGTTGTATTCCGCATTCCAAGATCGCACAACAGGAATGAAAGCTGCCGCTATTTTATCTATTGTCGGTGTTATCAATATTCCGATTATCCACTTCTCTGTGGAATGGTGGAATACCTTGCACCAAGGCGCGAGTATCACCAAATTTGAAAAGCCATCTATTGCAACGCCGATGTTGATCCCACTGATTTTATCTATTTTGGGCTTTATGGCATTAACCATTTGTTTAACCTTAGTGCGTTATCGTTTAGCCTTATTAAATGATGAGAAAAAACGCCCTTGGGTAAAAATGTTAGTAAATAGCAAATAA
- the ccmD gene encoding heme exporter protein CcmD, whose translation MFFNSVSDFLNMGGYGFYVWLSYGISFLAIVGLILQGVMSKKNLINEIKREQQRAQYEQKRRTGESL comes from the coding sequence ATGTTTTTTAACTCTGTGAGTGATTTTCTAAATATGGGGGGCTATGGGTTTTACGTCTGGCTTTCCTATGGCATTTCTTTCTTAGCCATTGTAGGCTTGATCTTGCAAGGGGTGATGAGTAAGAAAAATCTCATTAATGAAATTAAACGTGAACAACAACGTGCCCAATATGAACAAAAACGTAGAACGGGGGAAAGCCTATGA
- the ccmE gene encoding cytochrome c maturation protein CcmE: protein MNPRRKSRLTIVLFVLVGLAVASSLVLYALRQNIDLFYTPTEVLYGKNENAETKPHVGQRIRVGGMVVEGSVKRDAKSLKVVFDLNDIGPSITVEYEGILPDLFREGQGIVAQGVLKTPTVLEASEVLAKHDENYVPPELGEQMKKVHKPMGISDLSHESERDRQEKREGK, encoded by the coding sequence ATGAATCCAAGACGTAAATCTCGTTTAACCATTGTTTTATTTGTGTTAGTCGGTCTTGCGGTGGCGTCATCGCTGGTGTTGTATGCGTTGCGTCAAAATATTGATTTATTTTATACACCAACAGAAGTACTTTATGGCAAAAATGAGAATGCGGAAACCAAACCGCACGTTGGGCAACGTATCCGTGTTGGCGGAATGGTGGTGGAAGGCTCAGTAAAACGTGATGCGAAAAGCCTGAAAGTGGTATTTGATCTCAATGATATTGGGCCTTCAATTACGGTGGAATATGAAGGCATTTTGCCTGATTTATTCCGTGAAGGGCAGGGCATTGTTGCACAAGGAGTATTAAAAACCCCGACTGTGCTAGAAGCCAGTGAAGTATTGGCAAAACACGATGAGAATTATGTTCCACCCGAATTAGGCGAACAAATGAAAAAAGTGCATAAGCCAATGGGCATTTCAGATTTAAGCCATGAAAGCGAACGTGATCGTCAAGAAAAACGAGAAGGTAAATAA
- a CDS encoding heme lyase CcmF/NrfE family subunit gives MIAELGNYALALSLGIALLLAIFPLYGAEKNNVQLMALARPMTYGLFVALSLAFACLFYLFATNDFSVQYVVNNSNTTLPLAYRLSAVWGSHEGSLLLWIWLLTLWSAAVAFFSKPLPQEAVARVLGVMGVITIGFLIFVLFTSNPFTRTFPNFPVEGRELNPLLQDVGLIFHPPLLYMGYVGFSVAFAFSIASLMTGKLDTAWARWSRPWTMAAWVFLTLGIVLGSWWAYYELGWGGWWFWDPVENASLMPWLAGTALLHSLAVTEKRGAFKAWTVLLAILAFSLCLLGTFLVRSGILVSVHAFASDPTRGLYILAYLIVVIGGSLTLYAYKGNRIRSRDNAERYSRETMLLLNNILLMTALAVVFLGTLLPLVHKQLGLGSISIGAPFFDQMFLYIMIPFALLLGIGPLVKWRRDQFSAIRTPVILSLILMLIAGVALPYWLQDRITATSVLGVMMSVIITVLALYELQQRATHRHHFFAGLSKLSRSHWGMVLAHLGVAMTVWGIAFSQNYSIERDVRMNVGDSIEIAGYDFKFQGISDANGPNYLGGKAEIEISKNGQYEATLYAEKRFYTVSKMSMTEAAIDWGFARDLYVALGESLGNGAWALRLYYKPFIRWIWLGGLFMALGGLLCMLDRRYRFKQLLTKA, from the coding sequence ATGATTGCGGAATTAGGAAATTATGCGTTAGCCCTAAGTTTAGGCATTGCATTATTATTGGCGATATTCCCTTTATATGGGGCAGAAAAAAATAATGTCCAACTGATGGCATTAGCACGTCCAATGACCTATGGATTATTTGTGGCATTGAGTTTGGCATTTGCGTGCTTATTTTATCTATTCGCGACCAATGATTTTTCTGTGCAATATGTGGTCAATAATTCAAATACAACGTTACCTTTGGCTTATCGCTTATCTGCGGTATGGGGATCGCACGAAGGCTCATTATTGCTATGGATTTGGTTGCTCACCTTATGGAGTGCTGCGGTAGCCTTTTTCAGCAAGCCGTTACCGCAAGAAGCGGTTGCGCGCGTGTTAGGCGTGATGGGGGTTATTACGATTGGTTTTTTGATTTTTGTTCTCTTCACATCGAACCCTTTTACACGTACCTTTCCAAATTTTCCAGTGGAAGGGCGAGAATTAAATCCTTTATTGCAAGATGTGGGCTTAATTTTCCACCCGCCCCTGCTTTATATGGGCTATGTGGGATTTTCAGTGGCATTTGCTTTTTCCATTGCCTCATTAATGACGGGCAAACTGGATACCGCGTGGGCAAGATGGTCAAGACCTTGGACAATGGCCGCTTGGGTGTTTTTAACCTTAGGGATCGTACTTGGTTCTTGGTGGGCGTATTATGAACTCGGCTGGGGCGGCTGGTGGTTCTGGGATCCGGTAGAAAACGCCTCATTAATGCCTTGGTTGGCAGGAACGGCGTTATTGCATTCGCTTGCGGTAACCGAAAAGCGGGGAGCATTTAAAGCTTGGACAGTATTGCTGGCGATTTTAGCCTTTTCCCTTTGTTTGCTCGGCACATTCCTTGTGCGTTCGGGTATTTTAGTGTCTGTACACGCCTTTGCTTCTGATCCAACCCGTGGACTCTATATTTTAGCGTATTTGATCGTCGTGATTGGTGGCTCACTGACCTTGTATGCTTACAAAGGCAACCGCATTCGTTCAAGAGATAATGCAGAACGTTATTCGCGCGAAACGATGTTGTTACTCAATAATATCCTTTTAATGACCGCACTTGCTGTGGTGTTTTTAGGTACATTATTGCCTTTAGTGCATAAACAACTTGGCTTGGGGAGCATTTCTATCGGTGCGCCATTCTTCGATCAAATGTTCCTTTATATTATGATCCCTTTTGCTTTATTACTTGGTATTGGACCGTTGGTAAAATGGCGTAGAGATCAATTTTCTGCTATCCGAACGCCGGTCATTCTTAGCCTAATTTTGATGTTAATTGCGGGGGTTGCGTTGCCTTATTGGTTACAAGATCGTATCACGGCAACCTCTGTGCTAGGCGTGATGATGTCGGTGATCATCACCGTATTAGCCTTATACGAATTACAACAGCGAGCTACTCACCGCCATCACTTTTTTGCAGGGCTAAGTAAACTTTCCCGTTCCCATTGGGGAATGGTGTTGGCACATCTCGGCGTGGCGATGACCGTCTGGGGGATTGCCTTTAGCCAAAATTACAGCATTGAACGTGATGTGCGAATGAACGTTGGTGATAGCATTGAGATTGCAGGCTATGATTTTAAATTCCAAGGGATTAGTGATGCGAATGGGCCAAACTATCTTGGTGGCAAGGCAGAAATTGAAATCAGTAAAAATGGTCAATATGAAGCCACGCTGTATGCTGAAAAACGCTTTTACACGGTAAGTAAAATGTCAATGACAGAAGCGGCGATTGATTGGGGCTTTGCACGCGATCTCTATGTGGCATTAGGTGAAAGCCTTGGCAACGGCGCGTGGGCATTACGTTTATATTATAAACCGTTTATTCGTTGGATTTGGCTCGGTGGTCTCTTTATGGCGTTAGGCGGCTTGCTCTGTATGCTTGATCGACGTTACCGTTTCAAACAGTTATTAACGAAGGCTTAA
- a CDS encoding DsbE family thiol:disulfide interchange protein: MNKKYAIPLILFLALSIAFFVQLQRNSNGDDPKALESALVGKPVPTAMLQDLFDNKTHEQRIFQQGKPILLNVWATWCPTCYAEHQYLNQLHSQGITIIGVDYKDKTDKAIKWLKELGNPYQLVIKDEKGAFGLDLGVYGAPETFIIDGKGIIHYRYAGDVNEKVWQSTLQPIYQKLMEQK; this comes from the coding sequence ATGAATAAAAAATATGCAATTCCGCTAATTTTATTTTTGGCATTGAGTATTGCCTTTTTCGTTCAATTACAGCGTAATTCCAACGGCGATGATCCCAAAGCGTTGGAAAGTGCGTTAGTGGGAAAACCTGTGCCAACGGCAATGTTGCAAGATCTGTTTGACAACAAAACGCACGAGCAACGTATTTTTCAGCAAGGCAAGCCAATCTTATTGAATGTATGGGCAACTTGGTGTCCCACCTGCTACGCGGAACATCAATATTTAAATCAGCTTCATTCACAAGGGATAACCATTATCGGGGTAGATTATAAAGACAAAACGGATAAGGCGATTAAATGGTTAAAAGAGTTAGGCAATCCTTATCAGCTTGTGATTAAAGATGAAAAAGGGGCTTTTGGACTTGATTTAGGCGTCTATGGCGCACCAGAAACCTTCATTATTGATGGCAAAGGCATCATTCATTATCGCTATGCAGGTGATGTGAACGAAAAAGTCTGGCAAAGCACGTTACAGCCAATTTATCAAAAATTAATGGAACAAAAATAA
- a CDS encoding cytochrome c-type biogenesis protein gives MRKIPYFFTALLFFAITAKAAIEVRNFASAQQEQDYQTLTQELRCPQCQNNNIADSNATIAVDMREKVYQLLNQGQTKQQVVDYMVQRYGNFVTYNPPLTPATLLLWIVPIGLVLFGGILVLRRKPKTQIQAKQSAVQMDDEKLTQAEQQRLAKLLADKE, from the coding sequence ATGCGAAAAATTCCTTATTTTTTTACCGCACTTTTATTTTTTGCTATCACCGCCAAGGCAGCGATTGAGGTGCGGAATTTTGCGTCAGCACAACAGGAACAAGATTATCAAACCCTCACCCAAGAGCTACGTTGCCCGCAGTGTCAGAACAATAATATTGCAGATTCTAATGCCACCATTGCGGTGGATATGCGCGAAAAAGTTTATCAATTGCTCAATCAAGGACAAACTAAACAGCAAGTGGTGGATTATATGGTGCAACGTTATGGCAACTTTGTTACCTACAACCCACCGCTCACGCCAGCTACGCTATTACTTTGGATTGTACCGATTGGCTTGGTGTTATTTGGTGGTATTTTAGTGTTACGCCGCAAACCCAAAACACAAATTCAGGCAAAGCAAAGTGCGGTACAAATGGATGATGAAAAATTAACCCAAGCAGAACAGCAACGTTTAGCAAAATTATTAGCAGATAAGGAATAA
- the ccmI gene encoding c-type cytochrome biogenesis protein CcmI, whose product MNFWLISLGVTLLITVICFYPLLFSSKTEQDSNKRNKLNKAFYLNRLKELEDDEQQGLIEDTPQLRTELQQTLLQDIPENEPLQQDHKQYGKIWFISGFLALVILAGLGYMRVGAWQQEAMLEKTYQKLPHFYERLKEEESKPMNEQELQQFAMALRLKLQKEPNNAADWWTLGQAAMNLNDARLAYDSYARAVKLDPENKEYQLSYARILMFSDDQTDKNKGMELLKGVLRKDHTNLQALGLLAFQYFEAEEYKMAAVTWAMMLRLIPKDDPRVALLEKSIRAARDAQEEKEKANQKN is encoded by the coding sequence ATGAATTTTTGGCTCATTAGTCTAGGCGTAACACTCTTGATTACAGTGATTTGTTTCTATCCCTTATTATTTTCAAGCAAAACCGAACAGGATAGTAATAAGCGAAATAAGTTAAATAAAGCCTTTTATCTTAATCGGTTAAAAGAACTTGAGGATGATGAACAACAAGGCTTAATTGAAGATACCCCGCAGTTACGCACAGAATTGCAACAAACCTTATTGCAAGATATTCCTGAAAATGAACCCCTTCAACAAGATCATAAACAATATGGCAAAATTTGGTTTATTTCAGGTTTTCTTGCGTTGGTTATTCTGGCGGGATTAGGCTATATGCGTGTAGGGGCGTGGCAACAAGAGGCAATGCTTGAAAAAACTTATCAAAAATTACCGCACTTTTATGAACGCTTAAAGGAAGAAGAAAGTAAGCCAATGAATGAGCAAGAATTACAGCAGTTTGCGATGGCTTTGCGTTTGAAATTGCAAAAAGAGCCAAATAATGCAGCAGATTGGTGGACGCTTGGGCAGGCGGCAATGAATCTTAATGATGCACGTTTGGCTTATGACAGCTATGCAAGAGCGGTAAAATTAGATCCTGAAAATAAGGAATATCAGCTTTCTTATGCACGTATATTAATGTTCTCTGATGACCAAACGGATAAAAATAAAGGTATGGAGTTACTCAAAGGCGTACTGCGTAAAGATCATACGAATTTACAGGCGTTAGGTTTGTTGGCTTTTCAATATTTTGAAGCTGAAGAATATAAAATGGCTGCGGTTACTTGGGCAATGATGCTGCGTTTAATTCCCAAAGATGATCCTAGAGTCGCATTATTAGAAAAAAGTATCCGTGCAGCACGTGATGCGCAAGAAGAAAAAGAGAAGGCAAATCAGAAAAACTAA
- the gloA2 gene encoding SMU1112c/YaeR family gloxylase I-like metalloprotein encodes MNSLFLGFHHIAIIASDYAKSKHFYTQILQAKVIQETYRAERDSYKLDLALPDGSQIELFSFPNPPARVTKPEACGLRHLAFKVKHIHQVVAYLAQHCIFCEPIRVDELTGKQFTFFQDPDGLPLELYEIE; translated from the coding sequence ATGAATTCATTATTTTTAGGTTTTCATCATATTGCGATTATTGCGTCAGATTATGCAAAATCTAAACATTTTTACACGCAAATTTTGCAGGCAAAGGTGATTCAAGAAACCTATCGAGCAGAGCGAGACAGCTATAAACTGGATCTTGCTTTGCCCGATGGCAGTCAAATTGAGCTGTTTTCCTTTCCCAACCCGCCAGCCAGAGTGACAAAACCAGAAGCTTGCGGTTTACGCCATTTGGCATTTAAAGTAAAGCATATTCATCAAGTTGTGGCGTATTTAGCCCAACATTGCATTTTTTGTGAACCTATCAGAGTCGATGAATTAACGGGTAAGCAGTTTACCTTTTTTCAAGATCCAGATGGGTTACCTTTGGAACTATACGAAATTGAGTAA
- the hda gene encoding DnaA regulatory inactivator Hda: MQLPLPIHQIDEETLDNFYADNNLLLLDSLHKNFTELKQQFFYIWGTKSSGKTHLLKACSNEFLVQQRPSIYVPLSKSQYFSPEVLENLEQQDLVCLDDIQAVIGNDEWELAIFDLINRMREQGRGILLISANQSPNALPAKLPDLRSRLSWGESYQLVSLDDEQKIKVLQQKAHSRGIELPDETANFLLKRLNRDMHTLFQALADLDKASLQAQRKLTIPFVKEILKL; the protein is encoded by the coding sequence TTGCAGTTACCGCTTCCCATTCATCAAATTGATGAAGAAACTCTAGATAATTTTTATGCTGACAATAATTTATTGTTGCTCGATTCCTTGCATAAAAATTTTACTGAATTAAAACAGCAATTTTTCTATATATGGGGAACAAAAAGTAGCGGCAAAACCCATTTGCTAAAAGCCTGTTCTAATGAATTTTTAGTGCAGCAACGCCCTTCTATTTATGTACCATTAAGCAAATCACAATATTTCTCCCCTGAAGTGCTGGAAAATTTGGAGCAGCAAGATTTGGTCTGCTTAGATGATATTCAAGCTGTGATTGGTAATGATGAATGGGAACTCGCAATTTTTGATCTGATTAATCGTATGCGAGAACAAGGGCGAGGTATTTTACTCATCAGTGCCAATCAATCACCAAATGCGCTACCAGCGAAATTGCCTGATTTGAGATCACGTTTATCTTGGGGGGAAAGTTATCAGCTTGTATCTTTAGATGATGAACAGAAAATCAAGGTATTACAACAAAAAGCACATTCTCGTGGCATAGAACTGCCCGATGAAACCGCTAATTTTCTGCTAAAACGCCTTAATCGTGATATGCACACGCTGTTCCAAGCATTGGCAGACTTAGATAAAGCCTCTTTACAAGCACAGCGTAAACTGACGATTCCTTTCGTGAAAGAGATTTTAAAACTATAA